A genomic window from Agrobacterium tumefaciens includes:
- a CDS encoding ABC transporter ATP-binding protein — MTAVNRNALLSVEGLSVEFGDSRVVDDISFSVEAGRTVAIVGESGSGKSVTSLSTMRLADMMGATYPTGKILFEGKDLLKASQKEMRSIRGKEIAMIFQEPMTSLNPVFTIGDQICEVLVLHEKMGKQAAMAEAKKLLDMVRLPDAAELLHRYPHQLSGGMRQRVMIAMALACRPKLLIADEPTTALDVTIQAQILNIMRDLQKKLGMGMVFITHDMGVVAEMADDVVVMWKGKKVEEGPVKDIFGNPQHPYTRALLSAVPRLGSMEGEEFPKRLPLTVLQDGQPVVVGEERVQNTAKYDAKPLLSVKDLFVRFDIRKNLFGKATHRCSAVQKVSFDIHAGETLALVGESGSGKSTIGRTIQQLQSAVSGEISFNGRSYSQMSAAERFRMRQEVQYIFQDPFASLDPRKTVGFSIAEPINTHGLINDQKAVRRRVDELLERVGLSSEHASRYPHEFSGGQRQRVCIARALASDPKLIIADEALSALDVSIQAQIINLFMDLQAERGLAYLFISHDMAVVEKMSHRVAVLYLGQIMEMGSRRQVFETPTHDYTRRLLSAVPVADPKIERRIAMIEGEIPNPVRRVGDEPAILAHEEINPGHFIAKSA; from the coding sequence ATGACTGCCGTAAACCGCAACGCCCTCCTCTCGGTCGAAGGCCTGAGCGTCGAGTTCGGCGACAGCCGCGTCGTGGACGACATCTCCTTTTCCGTGGAAGCAGGCAGGACCGTGGCAATCGTCGGCGAATCCGGATCGGGAAAATCGGTCACCTCACTGTCCACCATGCGCCTTGCCGACATGATGGGCGCGACCTATCCCACCGGTAAAATCCTGTTTGAAGGCAAGGATTTGCTGAAGGCCTCGCAGAAGGAGATGCGCTCGATCCGCGGCAAGGAGATCGCCATGATCTTCCAGGAGCCGATGACATCGCTGAACCCGGTCTTCACCATCGGCGACCAGATTTGCGAAGTGCTTGTTCTGCATGAGAAGATGGGCAAGCAGGCGGCCATGGCGGAAGCAAAAAAGCTGCTCGACATGGTGCGGCTGCCCGATGCGGCCGAGCTTTTGCACCGTTACCCCCACCAGCTTTCCGGCGGCATGCGCCAGCGCGTGATGATCGCCATGGCGCTCGCCTGCCGACCGAAGCTCTTGATCGCCGACGAACCGACGACGGCGCTGGACGTGACCATTCAGGCGCAAATCCTCAACATCATGCGCGACCTGCAGAAGAAGCTCGGCATGGGCATGGTCTTCATCACCCATGATATGGGCGTGGTGGCTGAAATGGCCGATGACGTCGTCGTCATGTGGAAGGGCAAGAAGGTCGAGGAAGGTCCGGTCAAGGATATCTTCGGCAATCCGCAGCACCCCTATACGCGCGCCCTGCTTTCCGCCGTTCCGCGTCTCGGCAGCATGGAAGGCGAAGAGTTTCCCAAGCGCCTGCCGCTCACCGTATTGCAGGACGGCCAGCCGGTGGTGGTCGGCGAGGAACGCGTGCAGAACACCGCAAAATATGACGCCAAGCCGCTACTGTCGGTCAAGGATCTGTTCGTTCGTTTCGATATCCGCAAGAACCTGTTCGGCAAGGCGACACACCGTTGTAGCGCCGTCCAGAAGGTCAGCTTCGACATTCATGCCGGAGAGACGCTGGCGCTGGTGGGTGAATCCGGTTCCGGCAAATCCACCATCGGCCGCACCATCCAGCAGCTGCAATCGGCAGTGTCGGGAGAAATCTCCTTCAATGGCCGCAGCTATTCTCAGATGTCGGCGGCAGAGCGCTTCCGCATGCGCCAGGAAGTGCAATATATCTTCCAGGACCCCTTCGCCTCGCTCGATCCGCGCAAGACGGTGGGTTTTTCCATTGCCGAGCCAATCAACACCCATGGTTTGATCAATGATCAGAAGGCCGTACGGCGGCGCGTGGATGAATTGCTGGAACGTGTGGGCCTAAGCTCCGAACATGCATCACGGTATCCGCACGAGTTTTCCGGCGGCCAGCGCCAGCGTGTCTGCATTGCCCGCGCACTCGCTTCCGACCCAAAGCTCATCATCGCCGACGAGGCGCTCTCGGCGCTCGACGTCTCCATTCAGGCGCAGATCATCAATCTGTTCATGGACCTGCAGGCCGAGCGCGGTCTCGCTTATCTCTTCATCAGCCATGACATGGCGGTGGTGGAAAAGATGAGCCACCGCGTCGCCGTGCTTTATCTCGGCCAGATCATGGAAATGGGCAGCCGCCGGCAGGTCTTCGAAACCCCGACGCATGATTATACCCGCCGCCTGCTTTCGGCCGTGCCGGTCGCCGATCCCAAGATCGAGCGCCGCATCGCCATGATCGAGGGCGAAATTCCCAATCCCGTGCGCCGTGTCGGCGATGAGCCGGCCATTCTCGCCCATGAGGAAATCAATCCAGGCCATTTCATCGCGAAGAGCGCCTGA
- a CDS encoding M14 family metallopeptidase, producing MSQIFEQTFERTLDALVARAAPGQSFEAWTFDDAKSRREAEERLKKKGISARIRSAYKPLLFTFLEEINLDGVDSIEVGYPVHANAPANRFRLEAYPLAALVGDAKIGFIARKDDALHYDLTLKRGDRTETLKVLAPNRVHDDIVGETNVSPTGWFRLAGDMTGERLETDYERLFEAAIKAVASHDWGNEEPYFEELNIRAAHPAEDLSLPVGDEVVSLREALHEDFYFSLLEFFQKKSGRPLGDRGLKPGQIVPEIAKSNGEVSVRIETRALTTAFLDGKEQTIDAASEPVAAGQIAGLLSEIGGEAFDARSRSGRILAARYIAGSDAAVMVSGGQHPNETTGIVGAIRAARKLAERKGAHFTISPLENPDGYALHQRLRIDNPRHMHHAARYTALGDDLEYRTPENSGSHLNEKEIRFKAQEMSGASLHVNLHGYPSHEWTRPLSGYVPRNFAMWTLPKGFFLIIRHHADWESQAEALLDRVTRHLGAIPGLLDYNNRQIALYEIHAGETGFRIINGFPCLSSIDDRHTVPMTLITEYPDETIYGDDFITGHTAQMETVLSAYDAWQEIVSPQVA from the coding sequence ATGAGCCAGATTTTCGAACAGACCTTCGAGCGCACCCTGGACGCCCTTGTCGCCCGCGCCGCGCCCGGCCAATCCTTCGAGGCATGGACCTTCGATGATGCCAAAAGCCGCCGCGAGGCCGAAGAGAGGCTGAAGAAGAAGGGCATCAGCGCCCGTATCCGCAGCGCCTACAAGCCGCTTCTCTTCACCTTTCTGGAAGAGATCAATCTTGATGGCGTCGATAGCATCGAGGTGGGTTACCCGGTGCACGCAAACGCGCCCGCCAACCGTTTCCGGCTGGAGGCCTATCCGCTGGCAGCATTGGTCGGCGATGCGAAGATTGGCTTCATTGCCCGCAAGGACGATGCCCTTCACTATGACCTGACACTCAAGCGTGGCGACCGGACGGAAACACTGAAGGTTCTGGCTCCAAACCGGGTTCACGACGATATCGTCGGCGAAACCAATGTCTCACCCACCGGCTGGTTCCGTCTTGCAGGCGATATGACCGGCGAGCGGCTGGAGACGGACTACGAGCGACTTTTCGAAGCGGCCATTAAAGCAGTCGCCAGCCACGACTGGGGTAATGAAGAACCCTATTTCGAGGAATTGAACATCCGCGCTGCGCATCCGGCCGAAGACCTGTCGCTACCGGTCGGCGATGAAGTCGTCAGCCTGCGTGAAGCGCTGCATGAGGATTTCTATTTCTCGCTCTTGGAATTCTTCCAGAAAAAATCGGGCCGACCGCTGGGTGACCGCGGCCTGAAACCCGGCCAGATCGTTCCGGAAATCGCCAAGAGCAATGGCGAGGTTTCGGTCCGCATCGAGACCCGTGCGCTCACCACCGCCTTCCTCGATGGCAAGGAGCAGACGATCGATGCGGCCAGCGAACCGGTGGCCGCAGGTCAGATCGCAGGGTTGCTATCGGAGATCGGCGGCGAGGCCTTCGATGCCCGCTCGCGTTCCGGCCGCATTCTGGCCGCCCGTTACATCGCCGGCAGCGATGCCGCCGTGATGGTGAGTGGCGGCCAGCACCCCAACGAGACGACAGGCATCGTCGGCGCCATCCGGGCGGCCCGCAAACTTGCAGAGCGCAAGGGTGCGCATTTCACCATATCGCCGCTGGAAAACCCTGACGGCTATGCCCTGCACCAACGGCTGCGCATCGACAATCCCCGTCATATGCACCATGCGGCACGCTACACGGCGCTGGGCGACGATCTCGAATATCGCACGCCGGAAAATTCAGGCAGCCATCTCAACGAGAAGGAAATCCGCTTCAAAGCGCAGGAGATGAGCGGTGCCAGCCTGCATGTAAACCTGCACGGCTATCCCTCGCATGAATGGACCCGGCCTCTATCAGGTTATGTGCCGCGCAACTTCGCCATGTGGACACTGCCGAAAGGCTTCTTCCTCATCATCCGCCATCATGCCGACTGGGAAAGCCAGGCCGAAGCCCTGCTCGACAGGGTAACCCGCCATCTCGGCGCCATTCCCGGGCTGCTCGATTACAACAATCGACAGATCGCGCTTTATGAAATCCACGCCGGCGAAACCGGTTTCCGCATCATCAACGGCTTCCCGTGCCTCTCGTCCATCGACGACCGCCACACCGTGCCGATGACGTTGATCACCGAATATCCCGATGAGACGATCTACGGCGATGATTTCATCACCGGCCATACTGCACAGATGGAAACGGTTCTATCGGCCTATGATGCCTGGCAGGAGATTGTGTCACCGCAGGTCGCCTGA
- a CDS encoding AraC family transcriptional regulator, whose amino-acid sequence MPALDKLIWQIETDLHKDLTLMVLSDRCAISTHHMCRLFQLSTGLSIMSYVRARRLSEAARTIAQCDADILTVALGAGYGSHEAFTRAFANYFNILPSIVRKARSTSSLDLMEPFKMKNDMFVKVQPPEMRSADAFLVVGLSTACSLENNGAIPTLWQAFNTRENDVEEAVSGAAYGVCSVADEAGNCTYLAGVKALKKTAGMDHIEVPAQSYAVFTHSGHISDLPKTVYTIWNKALPDAGLKTARSPDFELYDRRFDPQTGRGTVEIWIPIVA is encoded by the coding sequence ATGCCCGCCCTGGACAAACTTATCTGGCAGATCGAGACCGACCTGCACAAAGACCTGACATTGATGGTCCTGTCCGACCGCTGCGCCATCAGCACACATCATATGTGCCGGTTGTTCCAGCTTTCCACCGGCCTGTCGATCATGTCTTATGTCCGGGCGCGTCGGCTTTCCGAGGCGGCCAGAACCATCGCGCAGTGCGATGCTGACATCCTCACCGTCGCGCTTGGTGCGGGATACGGGTCTCATGAGGCGTTCACACGAGCCTTTGCGAATTATTTCAACATATTACCGAGCATTGTTCGCAAGGCCCGATCAACCTCATCCCTTGATCTCATGGAGCCATTCAAAATGAAGAACGACATGTTCGTCAAAGTCCAGCCACCGGAAATGCGCAGCGCCGACGCCTTCCTGGTAGTCGGTCTCAGCACCGCCTGTTCGCTGGAGAACAACGGCGCTATTCCGACGCTCTGGCAAGCCTTTAACACCCGTGAAAACGACGTCGAGGAGGCGGTATCCGGGGCCGCTTACGGCGTATGCAGCGTCGCCGATGAAGCTGGCAACTGCACATATCTAGCCGGCGTCAAAGCGCTGAAGAAAACAGCCGGCATGGATCACATCGAGGTACCCGCGCAATCCTACGCGGTCTTCACCCATAGTGGCCATATCTCGGATCTTCCCAAAACGGTCTATACGATCTGGAACAAAGCCTTGCCCGATGCCGGCCTCAAAACCGCCCGCTCCCCCGATTTCGAACTGTATGATCGACGTTTCGATCCGCAAACGGGACGGGGCACCGTGGAAATCTGGATTCCGATCGTCGCCTGA
- a CDS encoding ABC transporter permease, whose amino-acid sequence MAGFLIKRLLQAIFVVIAITLLVSFAIRLTGDPAVTMFQGGGSMTEDDLARIRAALGTDRPFFVQYFSFLKGLVTLDFGRSFTGSTPVSRLIADALPATLLLAFISMAVSIVLSIPLGIKAATSRGKTADQVIRIFSLVGLSFPNFWLATMLVLLFSITLGWLPPSGMGGFASYIMPSVTMGVILTATNVRLVRTAMLDTLRSQYVMVARAKGLSESKVLYKHALRNCAIPLITYFGLQFGGLLGGIVVIERVFNWPGLGTLAFDAVGARDYPVLQAVITVLSLMIVGINLLVDIAYGLVDPRIRTE is encoded by the coding sequence GTGGCCGGTTTCCTCATCAAGCGATTGCTGCAGGCGATTTTTGTCGTCATCGCCATCACCCTTCTCGTCTCTTTCGCCATCCGCCTGACGGGCGATCCGGCTGTCACCATGTTCCAGGGCGGCGGCAGCATGACGGAAGACGATCTGGCGCGCATTCGCGCGGCGCTCGGTACCGACCGACCGTTCTTCGTGCAATATTTCAGCTTCCTGAAGGGCCTCGTAACGCTCGATTTCGGCCGCAGCTTCACCGGCAGCACGCCGGTCTCGCGGCTGATTGCCGACGCCCTGCCCGCCACGCTTTTGCTCGCCTTCATCTCGATGGCGGTGTCGATTGTGCTTTCGATCCCGCTCGGCATCAAGGCGGCGACCTCGCGCGGCAAGACGGCCGATCAGGTGATCCGCATCTTCTCGCTTGTCGGCCTGTCCTTCCCGAATTTCTGGCTGGCCACCATGCTGGTGCTCCTGTTCTCCATCACGCTCGGCTGGCTGCCGCCCAGCGGCATGGGCGGTTTTGCCAGCTACATCATGCCGTCAGTCACCATGGGTGTGATCCTGACGGCCACCAATGTGCGCCTGGTGCGCACGGCCATGCTCGATACGCTGCGTTCGCAATATGTCATGGTGGCGCGCGCCAAGGGTCTCAGCGAAAGCAAGGTGCTGTACAAACACGCGCTGCGCAACTGCGCCATTCCGCTGATTACCTATTTCGGCCTGCAATTCGGCGGGCTGCTCGGCGGCATCGTCGTCATCGAGCGTGTCTTCAACTGGCCGGGTCTCGGCACGCTGGCTTTCGATGCGGTCGGCGCGCGTGATTATCCCGTGCTTCAGGCCGTCATCACCGTGCTGTCGCTGATGATCGTCGGCATCAACCTTCTGGTCGATATCGCCTATGGGCTTGTCGATCCGCGCATCCGCACGGAGTAA
- a CDS encoding ABC transporter permease, whose translation MAAKTSRLSRFTNLEFVLGALLTTVICLAVLFSDVLFPGGAEKIDLMARLAKPFASAAHPLGTDPLGRDVLARVVAGGKISLLVGFTSVIGAVIFGVAVGLVAGYYRGFWDMLVMRFADIQLAMPFILLAITFIAIVGGSLTNTIILLIVSQWVQYARLVRGSVLTLREREFILSARAIGVKDWRIILQHLLPNLIGPVIVLMTLNVANNILLESSLTFLGLGVDPTIPSWGGMLADGRTYLQTAWWVSVFPGLAILLTVLGLNLLGDWLRDSLDPTGRTSR comes from the coding sequence ATGGCTGCCAAAACCTCGCGCCTGTCGCGCTTCACCAATCTCGAATTCGTTCTCGGCGCGTTGCTCACCACCGTCATCTGCCTTGCCGTCCTCTTTTCCGACGTGCTGTTTCCCGGTGGGGCGGAGAAGATCGACCTGATGGCGCGCCTTGCCAAGCCCTTTGCCAGCGCCGCCCATCCGCTCGGCACCGATCCGCTGGGGCGTGACGTGCTCGCCCGCGTCGTCGCCGGCGGCAAGATTTCGCTGCTGGTCGGTTTCACTTCGGTCATCGGCGCCGTCATCTTCGGCGTCGCTGTCGGCCTCGTGGCCGGTTATTATCGCGGCTTCTGGGATATGCTGGTCATGCGCTTTGCCGATATCCAGCTCGCCATGCCCTTCATCCTTCTTGCCATCACCTTCATCGCCATTGTCGGCGGCAGCCTTACCAACACCATCATCCTGCTGATCGTGTCTCAATGGGTGCAATATGCCCGCCTCGTGCGCGGCTCGGTGCTGACGCTGAGGGAACGGGAATTCATCCTTTCCGCCCGCGCCATCGGCGTGAAGGACTGGCGCATCATCCTCCAGCACCTGCTGCCGAACCTCATCGGCCCCGTCATCGTGCTGATGACGCTCAATGTCGCCAACAATATCCTGCTTGAAAGCAGCCTCACCTTCCTTGGCCTCGGCGTCGATCCGACCATTCCGAGCTGGGGCGGCATGCTGGCGGATGGCCGCACCTATCTGCAGACGGCATGGTGGGTCAGCGTTTTCCCCGGCCTCGCCATTCTCCTCACCGTGCTTGGCCTCAACCTTCTCGGCGACTGGCTGCGCGACAGCCTTGACCCAACAGGCAGAACCTCGAGGTAA
- a CDS encoding ABC transporter substrate-binding protein, with protein MTIIKKGMTTTFVALAMAATALNAAPALAAGKMTISSPQDPGSWDPIDTFLVQWAAVATNIFDGLTYRGPDLKLAPGLAESWEELDEGKRIRFKLRQNVKFHNGEPFDAAAVKFTFERLLGEQGAKGPQRSNYVAIESVDVIDDYTVDMKLKAPDPVLLTKLAGYGGMIVPPKYIQEKGEDNFNLNPIGTGAFKFVSYAPKTNIKLEANPDYWGGAPKLSELEYRFIAEPATAVAELQAGRVDLVIPPTIPIGMIPVIEGDSKLEIVSVPGPTVDALRFNTRDGITADPKVRKAIIMAVDRGTIVKSILAGQASEIASFQSALSFGYDPELKPLPYDPEGAKKLLAEAGVKAGAALQIDIRGNDATMNEVAQVISSYLSMVGITATIKPYETNVLLNDIIPQGKTGAMFQQKWGGWTFDYDNTAYSMYHSGEKWNPYDKDEKLDKLLESQRPLTDRAEREKILKEIGSYTAERALEIPLYNTNAIYGINKRVKGFIAPPDNRLKLTDVTVE; from the coding sequence ATGACAATAATCAAGAAGGGGATGACGACAACGTTCGTCGCGCTTGCCATGGCCGCCACGGCCTTGAACGCCGCACCGGCTCTTGCCGCCGGCAAGATGACCATTTCCAGCCCGCAGGACCCGGGCAGCTGGGATCCGATCGACACCTTCCTCGTGCAATGGGCGGCTGTGGCCACCAACATCTTCGACGGCCTGACCTATCGCGGCCCGGACCTGAAACTGGCCCCCGGCCTTGCCGAATCCTGGGAAGAGCTGGATGAGGGCAAGCGCATCCGCTTCAAGCTGCGCCAGAACGTCAAGTTCCACAATGGCGAACCCTTCGACGCCGCCGCTGTCAAGTTCACCTTCGAGCGCCTTCTCGGCGAACAGGGTGCCAAGGGCCCGCAGCGCTCCAACTATGTCGCCATCGAAAGCGTCGACGTCATCGACGACTACACTGTCGACATGAAGCTGAAGGCGCCGGATCCGGTGCTGCTGACCAAGCTTGCCGGTTATGGCGGCATGATCGTTCCGCCGAAGTACATTCAGGAAAAGGGCGAGGATAATTTCAACCTCAACCCGATCGGCACCGGTGCGTTCAAATTCGTTTCCTACGCGCCGAAGACCAACATCAAGCTGGAAGCCAACCCGGATTACTGGGGCGGTGCGCCGAAGCTTTCCGAGCTTGAATATCGTTTCATCGCCGAACCGGCGACCGCCGTTGCCGAATTGCAGGCCGGCCGCGTCGATCTCGTCATTCCGCCCACCATCCCGATCGGCATGATCCCGGTTATCGAGGGCGATTCCAAGCTGGAGATCGTCAGCGTTCCCGGCCCGACTGTGGATGCGCTGCGCTTCAACACCCGTGATGGCATCACCGCCGATCCGAAGGTGCGCAAGGCGATCATCATGGCCGTCGACCGTGGCACCATCGTCAAGTCGATCCTTGCCGGCCAGGCCTCCGAGATTGCAAGCTTCCAGAGCGCGCTGTCCTTCGGTTACGATCCGGAACTGAAGCCGCTGCCTTACGATCCGGAAGGTGCGAAAAAATTGCTTGCGGAAGCCGGCGTCAAGGCAGGTGCGGCGCTGCAGATCGATATCCGCGGCAATGACGCGACAATGAACGAGGTGGCGCAGGTTATTTCCAGCTACCTCTCCATGGTCGGCATCACCGCCACCATCAAGCCTTACGAAACCAACGTTCTGCTGAACGACATCATCCCGCAGGGCAAGACCGGCGCGATGTTCCAGCAGAAATGGGGCGGCTGGACCTTCGATTACGATAACACGGCCTATTCCATGTATCACTCGGGTGAAAAGTGGAACCCTTACGACAAGGACGAGAAGCTGGACAAGCTGCTGGAATCCCAGCGCCCGCTGACCGACCGTGCCGAGCGCGAAAAGATCCTCAAGGAAATCGGCAGCTATACCGCCGAACGCGCGCTGGAAATTCCGCTTTACAACACCAATGCCATTTATGGCATCAACAAGCGGGTCAAGGGTTTCATCGCACCGCCGGACAACCGCCTGAAGCTTACCGACGTCACCGTCGAATAA